A genomic stretch from Leptospira licerasiae serovar Varillal str. VAR 010 includes:
- a CDS encoding DUF1292 domain-containing protein — MLESYDQETESTEHEELGDELLHLLDEDGNPYSFIVGEVVDLGEHQYFLLIPSSEDEKDFINLDVGFLKGEETFGYFAVKIEADEFGEDRLVEVTDPRELEDLLYELNSDVV; from the coding sequence ATGTTGGAATCTTACGATCAGGAAACTGAATCCACAGAGCACGAGGAGTTAGGCGACGAACTTTTACACTTGTTGGACGAAGATGGAAATCCGTACTCTTTTATCGTAGGAGAAGTAGTGGATTTGGGCGAGCACCAATATTTTTTGCTCATACCTTCTTCAGAAGACGAAAAGGATTTCATCAATTTGGATGTTGGATTTTTAAAAGGAGAAGAAACTTTCGGATACTTCGCAGTGAAGATAGAAGCGGATGAATTCGGAGAAGATAGATTGGTAGAGGTTACCGACCCAAGAGAGTTAGAAGATTTATTGTATGAACTGAACTCAGACGTAGTCTAA
- a CDS encoding cellulose synthase family protein yields MLTVVTVLFLGIYALDILGLFFFGIHTYIMVYLYKKYNTNCDTDPSRNLSLDDPSLPVVTVQLPIFNEFYVVDRLIDSTVALKYPKDKLEIQVLDDSTDETIQKAASLVAKYKAQGFDIHHLHRTNRVGHKAGALDEGMRVCKGDYIAIFDADFMPDPDFLLKTMAYFDDPQIGMVQARWGHINADYNILTKAQSFGIDGHFMIEQVARNGSKLWMNFNGTAGTWRKKTIEDAGGWEHDTLTEDFDLSYRAELRGWKFRYFKDVVCPAEIPAMMSAYKSQQFRWCKGSIQTAVKLLPRIWKADLPWKTKAEAVTHLINYSVHPLMIVNILFSAPLLLMEYWSGFSFYDLPLEVLSGTAAVLSIGSVGPLFFYAYSQKTLYKDWKKRLVYLPILIMIGTGIAIVNTRAWLEAVLGIQSSFKRTPKLRIEKNTDALKDRLKYTVPLDFHVVLEFLLGCYCVFSVVLSFLVGRPYIVGFLLIYGIGFFFVAFKSFQEFTWKYKEARNAAQEEIPQEA; encoded by the coding sequence ATGCTCACTGTAGTCACTGTTCTGTTTTTGGGAATTTACGCCCTAGATATTCTAGGATTATTTTTCTTTGGAATCCATACGTATATCATGGTGTATCTTTACAAAAAGTACAACACCAATTGTGATACAGACCCGAGCAGAAACCTTTCTTTGGACGATCCGAGCCTTCCGGTAGTCACTGTCCAACTTCCTATTTTTAACGAATTTTACGTAGTAGATCGTCTGATCGACTCCACAGTTGCATTAAAATATCCCAAAGATAAATTAGAGATCCAAGTTCTGGACGACTCCACCGACGAAACCATCCAAAAAGCTGCTTCCTTAGTGGCAAAATACAAGGCCCAAGGTTTCGATATCCATCACCTTCACAGAACAAATCGTGTAGGTCATAAGGCAGGCGCCTTGGACGAAGGTATGAGAGTTTGTAAGGGAGACTACATTGCAATCTTCGATGCGGATTTTATGCCCGATCCTGACTTCCTTCTCAAAACCATGGCTTATTTCGACGATCCACAGATCGGAATGGTGCAAGCACGTTGGGGACATATCAACGCTGATTATAATATTCTAACCAAAGCTCAAAGTTTCGGTATCGACGGTCACTTCATGATCGAACAGGTTGCTCGTAACGGTTCTAAACTTTGGATGAACTTCAACGGTACCGCAGGTACTTGGAGAAAGAAAACTATCGAGGATGCAGGCGGATGGGAGCACGATACCCTTACCGAAGACTTCGATCTTTCTTACCGTGCCGAACTAAGAGGCTGGAAGTTCCGTTATTTTAAAGATGTGGTTTGCCCTGCAGAAATTCCTGCGATGATGTCTGCATACAAATCCCAACAGTTCCGTTGGTGCAAAGGTTCTATCCAAACCGCAGTAAAACTTCTTCCTCGTATTTGGAAAGCGGACCTACCTTGGAAAACTAAGGCTGAGGCCGTGACCCACCTGATCAATTATTCCGTTCACCCACTTATGATTGTGAACATTCTATTCAGTGCTCCATTATTATTGATGGAATACTGGTCCGGTTTCAGCTTCTACGATCTTCCGTTAGAAGTATTGTCCGGAACTGCGGCTGTCCTTTCTATAGGATCGGTTGGACCCCTATTCTTCTACGCATACTCACAAAAGACTTTATACAAAGATTGGAAAAAGAGATTAGTTTATCTTCCAATCCTGATCATGATCGGAACCGGGATCGCGATCGTAAACACAAGAGCTTGGTTAGAAGCAGTTCTTGGCATCCAATCTTCCTTTAAAAGAACACCTAAACTGAGAATCGAAAAAAACACGGACGCTCTGAAAGATAGGCTGAAATACACCGTTCCTTTGGACTTCCATGTAGTTCTTGAGTTCCTTTTGGGTTGTTATTGTGTGTTTTCCGTTGTGCTATCTTTCTTAGTAGGACGTCCTTATATTGTGGGCTTCCTATTGATCTACGGGATCGGTTTCTTCTTCGTAGCTTTTAAATCTTTCCAAGAATTTACCTGGAAATACAAAGAAGCAAGAAACGCAGCTCAGGAAGAGATCCCTCAGGAAGCCTGA
- a CDS encoding 4Fe-4S dicluster domain-containing protein, whose amino-acid sequence MFSKPFLLQPRTVKETGNRKTVLDEPYTLFPDRDALLLKDFPVRVSVGDPLYKQSSGSVLSPVNGIASLEHSEEGSKIRIVQDGNFIGSKPWIPKVLKKEEVLEPMDRLGLVSLDFPEHSLLSYLKSRQKTSLIILSPFTRTQDVDYLPELKKNLECHTRFLEVLKTLFPEAQIRDYISGLRSPVKNYAYPWGIPEYFVSQTEKLPFSKIKEILYLGPETLYNLYRALFADFPFIEREIALYFLGKNGGLRKADSTVRIRNGQSLKFLFEEYGAKYSNFTLNSFYEKNPVRDIKKGFYWDIRQNYSLVFLTKHDPSRREFPCVECGECSYNCPTQANPMALVSSFGNFNSSLCMECGICTFLCPSTISLRNKIRTWKEANHGF is encoded by the coding sequence TTGTTCTCCAAACCGTTCCTCCTCCAACCCAGGACCGTAAAAGAAACGGGAAATCGCAAAACGGTCCTGGACGAACCCTACACCCTCTTCCCGGATAGAGACGCCTTATTACTTAAGGATTTTCCAGTCCGGGTAAGTGTAGGAGATCCTCTCTACAAACAATCTTCAGGTTCGGTTCTGTCTCCTGTAAACGGAATAGCCTCACTAGAACATAGCGAAGAAGGATCCAAAATCCGTATCGTTCAAGACGGAAACTTTATCGGTTCCAAACCTTGGATCCCAAAAGTTCTCAAAAAAGAAGAAGTACTAGAGCCGATGGACAGACTCGGTTTGGTCAGTCTGGACTTTCCTGAACACTCTCTTTTATCTTATCTCAAATCCAGGCAAAAAACATCTCTAATCATCTTGTCCCCGTTTACAAGAACACAAGACGTGGATTATCTTCCCGAGCTAAAAAAGAACTTAGAATGCCACACTCGTTTTCTGGAAGTTTTAAAAACCCTTTTTCCGGAAGCTCAGATCAGAGATTATATTTCCGGTTTGAGATCTCCCGTTAAAAATTATGCATATCCTTGGGGAATTCCCGAATATTTCGTTTCTCAAACCGAAAAATTACCTTTTTCTAAGATTAAAGAAATCTTATATTTAGGACCGGAAACATTATATAATCTTTATAGAGCCTTATTCGCCGATTTCCCTTTTATAGAAAGAGAGATCGCTCTATATTTCTTGGGAAAGAATGGTGGTCTCAGAAAAGCGGATTCAACCGTTCGTATCCGTAACGGCCAAAGCCTTAAGTTCTTATTCGAAGAATACGGTGCTAAGTATTCCAACTTTACTCTCAATTCCTTTTATGAAAAAAATCCGGTCAGAGATATCAAAAAGGGATTCTATTGGGATATCAGGCAGAATTATTCTTTAGTATTTTTGACCAAACATGATCCAAGCAGAAGAGAATTTCCATGCGTAGAATGTGGAGAATGTTCTTACAATTGTCCTACCCAGGCAAATCCTATGGCCTTGGTTTCCAGTTTCGGCAATTTTAATTCTTCTCTTTGTATGGAATGTGGGATCTGCACATTTCTTTGTCCTTCTACCATTTCCCTAAGGAATAAGATCAGAACATGGAAGGAGGCGAATCATGGCTTTTAG
- a CDS encoding motility protein A produces MRSAILGLIAAFASVLLAILLEEAHFLSFLKLSALVLILGGTAGATFASYTPEEFANLIIHLRESLFPKRDFSLSDVFLDFAEKARKNGLLSLEDQLAGVPDAFLRKGIQLIVDGTDPRAVEEILFEAAEGLENKETRSAKILETAGGFSPTIGIIGTVMGLVSVLENLGAGTRALGEGIATAFIATFYGIAFANLAYFPLANRLRTWAFSRDRRRQAIIRGIISLQTGDNRRILVERMAPFL; encoded by the coding sequence ATGCGTTCGGCTATCTTAGGTTTAATTGCCGCATTTGCTTCCGTTCTATTAGCCATCTTGTTGGAAGAAGCGCATTTTCTTTCCTTTCTCAAACTATCTGCACTCGTATTGATCTTGGGCGGAACTGCAGGCGCTACATTCGCGAGCTATACTCCTGAAGAATTTGCAAACCTAATCATTCACTTAAGAGAATCTCTTTTTCCCAAAAGAGATTTTTCTCTTTCAGATGTATTCTTGGACTTTGCGGAGAAGGCCCGCAAGAATGGATTACTTTCGTTGGAAGACCAACTCGCAGGTGTACCTGACGCATTTTTAAGAAAAGGGATCCAACTCATCGTAGACGGAACAGATCCAAGAGCTGTAGAAGAAATTTTATTCGAGGCAGCAGAAGGTTTGGAGAATAAGGAAACCCGTTCTGCAAAAATTTTAGAAACCGCCGGAGGATTTTCTCCTACGATCGGGATTATCGGAACCGTGATGGGACTCGTGAGCGTATTGGAAAATTTGGGAGCTGGGACAAGAGCTCTTGGAGAAGGGATTGCAACTGCGTTTATCGCAACTTTCTACGGAATCGCGTTTGCAAACTTAGCTTACTTTCCATTGGCGAACAGACTTAGGACTTGGGCATTTTCCAGAGACAGAAGAAGACAAGCAATTATTAGAGGAATTATTTCTCTACAAACGGGAGACAACAGAAGGATCCTTGTCGAGAGAATGGCGCCTTTTTTGTAG
- a CDS encoding potassium/proton antiporter — MNALNFEFQILALSSLIILSIGLLRVSTKFGIPSLLIFLSIGMLAGSDGILKIWFNDADLTRKVGSIALAFILFSGGLETDWIKVKPVLWKGISLGTLGVLLTCLFVALFAIFVMGFDPIIGFLLGAIVSSTDAAAVFNVLRTSNIGMRKGLTSLLELESGSNDPLAVLLTTSVLGFVGSSSPSWDALVWTVFQQFSLGIILGLLLGYWIYRGMNRIKLDYEGLYPVLLSASVLFVYSATDLIGGNPFLAVYIAGIIIGNRSFVHKRSNVRFMDGIAWLMQIVMFLTLGLLVFPSKIPSVAALGIAFSIFLTVIARPAAVFLALTGFNVDWREKLLVSWVGLRGAAPIILATFPFAKQLPESEMIFHIVFFTVLTSLLLQGSTIPFAVRILGLEAALEQRASYPFEFENKEKSDTQLLEYIVPYGSASVGKFVYELDFPENSLITLIYRGDSHLVPTGKTKMEDGDVLLVLTPEGAEDKIREILSRMGERKEA; from the coding sequence TTGAACGCTCTTAACTTCGAGTTTCAAATTTTAGCTCTCTCAAGTCTCATCATCTTGAGCATCGGCTTGTTGCGCGTTTCCACAAAATTCGGAATTCCATCGTTACTCATATTCTTATCGATAGGAATGCTGGCAGGTTCCGACGGCATTCTAAAGATCTGGTTTAACGACGCGGATCTGACCCGTAAGGTCGGCTCCATAGCATTGGCATTTATTTTGTTCTCGGGAGGTTTGGAGACCGATTGGATCAAGGTAAAGCCTGTCCTTTGGAAAGGAATTTCTCTAGGAACCTTGGGAGTCCTTCTTACCTGTTTATTTGTCGCCCTATTTGCAATTTTTGTAATGGGTTTCGATCCTATTATCGGATTTCTTTTGGGCGCGATCGTTTCTTCTACCGATGCTGCGGCTGTTTTTAACGTTCTTCGAACCAGTAATATAGGTATGAGGAAAGGACTCACTTCTCTTTTGGAATTGGAATCCGGTAGTAACGATCCCCTTGCAGTATTATTAACTACTTCCGTGTTAGGTTTTGTAGGATCTTCTTCCCCTTCTTGGGATGCGCTTGTATGGACGGTTTTCCAGCAATTCAGTTTAGGAATTATCTTAGGTTTACTTTTAGGATACTGGATCTATCGAGGAATGAACCGGATCAAATTGGATTACGAAGGTTTGTATCCAGTGCTACTTTCGGCTTCCGTTTTATTCGTTTATTCCGCTACGGATCTGATCGGGGGGAACCCGTTCTTAGCGGTATATATTGCGGGGATCATCATAGGGAATAGATCTTTCGTACATAAACGAAGTAATGTTCGTTTTATGGATGGAATTGCATGGTTGATGCAGATCGTGATGTTCCTTACCTTAGGACTTCTGGTATTTCCTTCTAAAATTCCTTCCGTTGCTGCGTTAGGAATAGCGTTTTCCATTTTTCTAACAGTGATAGCTCGACCTGCGGCGGTATTCTTGGCTCTTACCGGATTTAATGTGGACTGGAGAGAAAAACTTTTGGTTTCTTGGGTGGGATTAAGAGGGGCTGCTCCGATCATTCTGGCAACATTCCCTTTTGCAAAACAACTTCCAGAGTCGGAGATGATCTTTCATATAGTCTTCTTTACGGTATTAACTTCTCTGTTATTACAAGGTTCTACTATTCCATTCGCGGTCCGAATTTTAGGACTCGAGGCAGCATTGGAACAAAGAGCTTCTTATCCATTCGAATTTGAAAACAAGGAGAAGAGCGATACACAACTTTTGGAATATATCGTTCCGTACGGCTCTGCTTCCGTAGGTAAATTTGTTTACGAATTGGATTTCCCTGAAAACTCTTTGATCACCTTGATCTACAGAGGAGACTCACATTTGGTTCCAACCGGTAAGACAAAGATGGAAGACGGTGACGTTCTTTTAGTTTTAACTCCGGAAGGTGCAGAAGATAAGATCAGAGAAATTCTTTCCAGAATGGGAGAAAGAAAGGAAGCTTGA